A single Tissierellales bacterium DNA region contains:
- a CDS encoding methyl-accepting chemotaxis protein, whose translation MTIKTKLLISILLVSLIPFITVSIFSYNSSKSEIENIVTKELVAIRENKSTQIEDYFKQIQNQITTYSNNKMIQSAMSEFKIAFSNVKNESTIDLDVSKNNVLNYLNNEFVPALNQNLTTPVSGNKFLSKNPNTILLQDQYISSNSNPLGSKHLLTRGASDISYNDIHQNYHPNIRSYLETFGYYDIFLVDADTGNIVYSVFKEADYATSLLDGPHKNSNIAAVFKSALNISKNEFVIEDFDFYNPSYNAPASFIASPIYKDGIREGVLIFQIPINKINEVMTNNYSWKNSGLGESGEVYLVGNDKTLRSNSRFLIEDFDNYLKTLSDSGVSDSILKNIENNNTSVLLQSADTLSTQNALSGKTGTELIKDYRNIAVLSSYSPLSIAGLDYIILSEIDESEAFDSIYMLRNFMLFIALISIVSILFIGFLLAVSLSRPLLKTALLLQDISEGEGDLTKSLNSNRSDEIGLVAKWFNLFVSKLKHIIRDLLVSARELNENVHHFDTLMTQSNENLDDIINSVNIVNESIQNNASISEEINASIEELSSSANAIYQQTLNTMDNSKSVSNAVTSGQTNITDVVQAIDNVKISSDDVSNVLKELQQSADQIGNIVNLIQSISEQTNLLALNASIEAARAGEAGKGFAVVAEEVRKLAEESNSSTETIRTTITTIQDRMLHTIQIVDNEKTLVDQSVEKSEIAKNEFDNIANSIQTIIKEISEITKATHQQSTIADDMALAIESLATSTQDNALAVQDITAKTNLQSSIIEEIQHGNESIKKLTRDLDSIANKFIIN comes from the coding sequence ATGACAATAAAAACCAAGTTACTTATATCTATTCTTTTAGTTTCATTGATACCATTTATTACAGTTAGTATATTTTCATACAATAGTTCTAAATCTGAAATTGAAAATATAGTAACTAAAGAACTAGTAGCCATAAGAGAAAATAAATCAACACAAATTGAAGACTATTTTAAACAAATACAAAATCAAATTACAACTTATTCAAATAATAAAATGATACAATCTGCCATGTCTGAATTTAAGATTGCTTTTTCAAATGTAAAAAATGAATCAACCATTGATTTAGATGTCTCAAAGAACAATGTTCTGAATTATTTAAACAACGAGTTTGTTCCCGCATTAAATCAAAATCTCACCACCCCAGTATCGGGCAATAAGTTTTTGAGTAAAAATCCTAATACTATATTGCTACAAGATCAATACATATCTTCAAACTCAAATCCTTTAGGTAGCAAACATTTACTAACTCGTGGTGCAAGCGATATAAGTTATAATGATATTCATCAAAATTATCATCCAAATATACGCTCTTATTTAGAAACATTTGGATATTATGATATTTTTTTGGTAGATGCCGATACTGGAAATATAGTGTATAGTGTATTTAAAGAAGCTGATTATGCAACTAGTTTGCTTGATGGACCTCATAAAAATTCAAATATAGCCGCTGTTTTTAAAAGTGCACTTAATATTTCAAAAAATGAATTTGTAATTGAAGATTTTGATTTCTACAATCCATCATATAATGCTCCTGCTTCATTTATTGCTTCTCCGATATATAAAGATGGTATACGTGAAGGAGTTTTAATATTTCAGATACCTATAAACAAAATTAATGAGGTTATGACCAATAACTATTCATGGAAAAATAGTGGTCTAGGAGAATCAGGCGAAGTATATTTGGTAGGTAATGACAAAACTTTAAGATCAAATTCACGATTTTTAATTGAAGATTTTGATAATTATCTAAAAACACTTTCTGACTCTGGAGTATCTGATTCAATTTTAAAAAATATAGAAAATAATAATACTTCGGTTCTGCTACAAAGTGCTGATACTTTGTCTACTCAAAATGCTCTTTCAGGAAAAACAGGAACAGAGTTAATTAAAGATTATAGAAACATAGCTGTATTGAGTTCTTATTCTCCACTGTCAATAGCTGGTCTTGATTACATTATTTTGTCAGAAATAGATGAATCAGAAGCTTTCGATTCTATTTATATGCTTCGTAATTTTATGCTTTTTATAGCTTTAATTTCAATTGTATCAATACTATTCATTGGATTTTTACTTGCGGTAAGTTTGTCTAGACCTCTTTTGAAAACAGCTTTGTTATTACAAGACATATCAGAAGGCGAAGGTGACTTAACAAAATCACTCAACTCAAATAGAAGCGATGAAATAGGTCTCGTAGCCAAATGGTTTAATTTATTTGTTTCTAAATTAAAGCATATTATTAGAGATTTATTGGTCAGTGCTCGTGAATTAAATGAAAATGTTCATCACTTTGACACTTTAATGACTCAATCAAATGAAAACTTGGATGATATAATAAATTCTGTTAATATTGTAAACGAGTCAATCCAAAATAATGCTAGTATATCTGAAGAAATAAATGCAAGTATCGAAGAACTTTCTAGTTCTGCAAATGCTATATATCAGCAAACATTAAATACTATGGATAATAGTAAATCTGTTTCAAATGCTGTTACCTCTGGTCAAACTAATATAACTGACGTAGTTCAAGCTATTGATAATGTAAAAATTAGTTCTGATGATGTCTCTAATGTACTAAAAGAATTGCAGCAATCTGCTGATCAAATTGGTAATATCGTTAATTTAATTCAATCTATTTCAGAACAAACTAATCTTTTAGCTTTAAATGCTTCAATTGAGGCAGCACGAGCAGGTGAAGCTGGCAAAGGATTTGCTGTTGTAGCCGAAGAAGTGAGAAAATTAGCTGAAGAAAGTAATAGTTCAACAGAAACTATTAGGACAACTATAACAACCATACAGGATAGAATGCTTCATACAATTCAAATTGTTGATAATGAAAAAACACTTGTAGATCAATCGGTTGAGAAAAGTGAAATAGCTAAAAATGAATTTGATAATATCGCTAATTCTATTCAAACTATAATTAAAGAAATTTCTGAAATAACAAAAGCAACACATCAACAGTCAACTATAGCTGATGACATGGCTCTTGCAATAGAAAGTTTAGCTACTTCAACACAAGATAATGCTTTAGCAGTACAAGATATAACAGCAAAGACAAATCTACAATCCTCAATAATAGAAGAAATTCAGCATGGAAATGAATCTATAAAAAAACTTACTAGAGATCTCGATAGTATAGCAAATAAATTTATCATTAATTAA
- a CDS encoding DUF2500 domain-containing protein, with amino-acid sequence MGMESNFMFDVFPYIFGAMFILIFGMFLTAIVKGIQQWDKNNKSPVLTVDAKIVAKRVDQRRSSSSNDHMSDSIRTDYYVTFEFDSGDRSEFELQGNQYGLLIEGDRGKLTFQGTRYKDFKRV; translated from the coding sequence ATGGGAATGGAATCTAATTTTATGTTTGACGTTTTTCCTTATATTTTTGGAGCAATGTTTATATTGATATTTGGCATGTTTTTAACTGCAATTGTCAAGGGCATACAGCAATGGGATAAAAATAATAAATCACCGGTGCTTACAGTAGATGCAAAGATAGTAGCAAAAAGAGTAGACCAAAGGAGAAGTAGTTCTTCGAATGATCATATGAGTGACAGTATAAGAACGGATTACTATGTAACTTTTGAATTTGACAGTGGAGATAGGTCAGAATTTGAACTTCAAGGAAATCAATATGGATTGTTGATTGAGGGAGATAGAGGTAAACTTACGTTTCAAGGAACTAGGTATAAAGATTTCAAGAGAGTGTAA
- a CDS encoding UxaA family hydrolase: MNFMGYKRADGSVGTRNKILVIAVDECCEGIARHIIKDCNDAVLLTNYYTCMLGGNEETFNQMIAVGQNPNVAACLVIAMSCGSILPEQVAEPIAKTGKKVICLNCVENGGTKKTISIGQSKLRELEIYANSFKRESVDVNKLIVGVKCGGSDTSSGIASNPSVGSMVDKLVDAGGSAIGGELMELIGCEKQLIKRAESDTVADKIVRLIENEEKRWSVEGTEVETISIGNSIGGLTTLEEKSLGALHKMGHKPIVDVLQVNKDFVDKPKKTGFYLSETTMLCGGSAVNFASFGAQLIVWTTGGAGFNNPLLPVIRVSGNQDLINDDIDIDATGIMKGIESVNSVGEKILEKVLETASGSSTNIEGFGESTMTLYQKDQRVETLLNIPCKQS; the protein is encoded by the coding sequence ATGAATTTTATGGGATATAAAAGAGCTGACGGTAGTGTCGGCACTAGAAATAAAATATTAGTAATAGCTGTTGATGAATGTTGCGAAGGCATAGCTCGCCATATAATAAAAGACTGCAATGATGCTGTGCTACTTACGAATTACTACACTTGCATGCTTGGTGGCAATGAAGAAACATTTAATCAGATGATAGCTGTGGGGCAAAACCCTAACGTAGCTGCATGTTTAGTGATAGCTATGAGCTGTGGAAGTATCCTTCCAGAACAAGTTGCTGAGCCTATAGCTAAAACGGGAAAAAAAGTAATCTGCTTAAATTGCGTTGAAAATGGAGGCACTAAAAAAACTATAAGCATAGGTCAATCTAAACTAAGAGAATTAGAAATATATGCAAATTCTTTCAAACGAGAATCTGTCGACGTCAATAAATTGATAGTAGGTGTAAAATGCGGTGGTTCTGATACTAGTTCAGGCATAGCTTCGAACCCTAGTGTCGGTTCTATGGTTGATAAATTAGTAGATGCTGGTGGTTCTGCTATTGGTGGGGAACTCATGGAGTTAATTGGATGCGAAAAGCAGCTTATAAAACGTGCTGAAAGTGATACTGTTGCTGATAAAATTGTACGTCTAATAGAAAATGAAGAAAAGCGTTGGAGCGTAGAAGGCACTGAAGTCGAAACGATAAGTATTGGCAATAGTATCGGTGGATTAACAACTCTAGAAGAAAAATCTTTAGGAGCTCTTCATAAGATGGGACATAAACCAATTGTAGATGTTCTTCAAGTCAATAAAGATTTTGTTGATAAACCTAAAAAAACTGGATTCTATCTTTCCGAAACAACTATGCTTTGTGGCGGATCAGCTGTTAATTTTGCATCTTTCGGAGCACAACTTATAGTGTGGACTACTGGAGGGGCTGGTTTTAATAATCCACTCTTACCAGTTATCAGAGTCAGCGGTAATCAAGATCTGATAAACGACGATATAGACATCGATGCTACTGGAATAATGAAAGGTATAGAATCTGTAAATAGCGTCGGAGAAAAAATACTAGAAAAAGTTTTAGAAACAGCTAGTGGTTCTAGTACTAATATAGAAGGTTTTGGAGAATCAACTATGACTCTCTATCAAAAAGATCAAAGAGTAGAAACTCTTTTGAATATACCTTGTAAACAATCTTGA
- a CDS encoding UxaA family hydrolase → MMKKVILMEANDNVATALDDIIKNDSVVLLSHNNEILGNLNALNNIPFGNKIALKNIPVGCEIIKYNSIIGESTKNIVQGELVHVHNVKSLRVDIPEAFKKEIVRQMNIDVEV, encoded by the coding sequence ATGATGAAAAAAGTCATACTCATGGAAGCAAATGACAATGTAGCAACTGCTCTTGATGATATTATCAAAAATGATTCAGTCGTTTTGCTTTCACATAATAATGAAATACTTGGAAATTTAAATGCACTTAACAATATTCCTTTTGGAAATAAAATAGCACTAAAAAACATACCTGTTGGCTGTGAAATCATAAAATATAATTCTATAATAGGTGAGTCGACAAAAAATATAGTACAAGGTGAACTAGTACATGTTCACAATGTCAAAAGTTTGAGAGTAGATATCCCTGAAGCTTTTAAAAAAGAAATCGTGCGACAGATGAATATCGATGTGGAGGTATAA
- a CDS encoding BCCT family transporter: protein MKVEKKQLKYDALLISISMALVLGIVAFLVVKPEVSQAIAGNIFGTFTDLFGSGVLLFTFLGILLLIGIALSKYGSIRLGMEKPEYSTFKWVAMMICCGLGSATVYWAFMEWAYYIGSPGVGIEPGSSLAYEMSVTYSMFHWGVSAWTLYALAAIPVAYHFYVRKNQGLSFSSVVSAMTGIKSNGIVGRIIDVIFIFTCFGGLSITLGVSVPLVTQVVCSVIGIEPNFTMNILLIVLISVIYSFSSYIGIQKGMSKLADWNTKLAILFCILVLLIGPTLFIMKNFVNSFGLMIQNFVHMSLYTDPVANSGFPESWTIFYWLYWTAYAPFTALFITKVSKGRTIRSVITNTLVSGSCGCFFFFGILGSFTMERAVSKVVPVVDMLNKGLDKEAIVMSLQSLPAGNLLLIMFAVITVFFLSTTLDGAAFTMASTATPGLKNNEEPHPIHRLFWCVMLALVPLTMILIGANLNTIKTCAVATAIPLIFIMIIMLYGWLKWMFKDYSHKHSLEIHNEFKMDDDDKNIA, encoded by the coding sequence ATGAAGGTAGAAAAAAAACAATTAAAGTATGATGCTCTATTGATATCTATAAGTATGGCATTAGTTCTTGGAATAGTTGCATTTTTAGTAGTAAAACCTGAAGTTTCTCAGGCAATTGCTGGTAATATTTTTGGTACATTCACTGATTTATTTGGGTCAGGTGTGTTGTTATTTACATTTCTTGGCATATTACTATTGATAGGTATTGCACTCAGTAAGTACGGAAGTATAAGGCTTGGAATGGAAAAACCTGAGTATTCGACATTTAAATGGGTTGCTATGATGATTTGTTGTGGTCTCGGTTCCGCTACTGTCTATTGGGCATTTATGGAATGGGCTTATTATATAGGTTCTCCTGGTGTTGGAATAGAACCAGGCTCATCTCTTGCATACGAAATGAGTGTTACTTATAGTATGTTCCACTGGGGTGTTAGCGCCTGGACACTTTATGCATTAGCTGCTATTCCTGTTGCTTATCACTTCTATGTTAGAAAAAATCAAGGGCTTAGTTTCAGCTCCGTAGTAAGTGCTATGACTGGAATAAAATCAAATGGAATTGTCGGACGAATCATAGACGTAATATTTATATTTACTTGTTTTGGTGGTTTGAGTATAACTCTTGGCGTTTCTGTTCCCTTGGTTACTCAAGTAGTATGTAGTGTAATTGGCATAGAACCTAATTTTACAATGAATATATTACTTATAGTATTAATTTCTGTAATCTATTCTTTCAGTTCTTATATTGGTATCCAAAAAGGCATGAGTAAACTCGCTGATTGGAATACTAAGTTAGCTATTTTATTCTGTATTTTAGTATTATTGATAGGACCGACTTTATTTATCATGAAAAACTTTGTAAACTCATTTGGACTTATGATACAAAATTTTGTTCACATGAGCTTGTATACTGATCCAGTTGCAAATAGTGGTTTCCCAGAGTCTTGGACTATCTTCTACTGGCTATATTGGACTGCTTATGCTCCTTTCACTGCACTATTTATCACTAAAGTCTCAAAGGGACGTACTATTCGCTCAGTTATAACAAACACTTTAGTCAGCGGTAGTTGTGGCTGTTTCTTCTTCTTTGGTATTTTAGGAAGTTTTACTATGGAGAGAGCTGTATCTAAAGTTGTTCCGGTTGTTGATATGCTAAATAAAGGTCTTGATAAAGAAGCTATAGTCATGAGTCTTCAGTCTCTTCCTGCGGGTAATCTACTTTTGATAATGTTTGCTGTTATAACAGTATTTTTTCTTTCAACAACTCTTGATGGAGCAGCCTTTACAATGGCATCAACAGCTACTCCAGGTCTTAAAAATAATGAAGAACCGCATCCTATCCATAGATTGTTTTGGTGTGTAATGCTTGCACTAGTTCCTCTTACTATGATTTTGATAGGAGCAAACTTAAATACTATAAAAACATGCGCTGTGGCAACTGCTATTCCGCTAATTTTTATAATGATAATCATGCTATATGGTTGGTTGAAATGGATGTTTAAAGACTATTCTCACAAACATTCTTTGGAAATTCACAATGAATTCAAGATGGATGATGATGATAAAAATATCGCTTAA